The Streptomyces tendae DNA segment TCCGTCCCCGACCCGCGTCCGGGACTCGAAGACCAGGTCGGGCTTGGTGTCGTCCGCCGGGAGCTCCAGGAAGTCGTCGATGTCCCCGGAGTCCTTGAGTGCGGAGAGACTGCTGCGGAGTGTCTCCTCGGCCCGCTCTCCGACGTATCGGCCGCGGGTCGCCCAGACGGTGGGAGGGATGGTGGGGCGGGCTGTGGCAGAGATCGGCATGGGTCCAGTCATCAGCGGGGGCACGTGCGACTGCCAGTATCGTCGCCCGCGCCCGATGACGGGACGCGGGGTTGCGCCGTACGGCGGCCGGACCCGTCGTGCGCCGCCCGGACGGCCCACCACGGGGGCGCGCACGGCCTGCCGCGCGCGGGGTGTGCGCGCCGCGCACACGGTGACGTCCGTTCACCCGTGGTCCCCGGGCGGCGTCGGCACCAGAATGACGTTCGCGGGCGGGGCCGGCCCACCATCCGCATCGGGGCGGGTCCCGCCCGTACGGCCGTTCCCGCGTCCGTAGTGTTCCCGGCCCCGTGGGCCTCGCGTCCCGCCCCGTGCCGGGGCGAAAAGCGGCGACCCTACCAGCGCCCTGGTGGCCCTGTCGCATATTCCACGGGAAAACGCCAAAGCTCTCACCACGGTCGAGCACACACCGTAGCGTCGACGTCACGTTCGCGGTACAGCCGTGCGAGGGAGGGGGATCCGGCGTGCCCGGAATCGACGAGAGTCTGTTGGAAGCCATGCGGCTGCCCGGCGCGCGTGGCGCCCTGGTGGTCGACTGGATCAGCGGGCTCGCCCTGGGCGCGGTCGGGGAGGCGCCGGGCGGTGACGTGGAGGCGACGGCCGCCGAGACCGCCGAACTGGCCCGGCTGGCGATGGAGAGCGGCGCCCTCGCCCCGTCGGGCACCGCCGCGGGAAAGGAACCACCCGTCGAGGACCTGATCCTCACCACCGCGGACGCCTTCCACCTGCTGCGGTTCGTCGTCACCACCTTCGACAGCACGGTGTTCGTGTTCTTGTCGTTGGACCGCGCCGACGGCAATCTGGCGCTGGCCCGTATCCGGCTGGCCGAGATGGCGGACCGGATGGTGCTCGGATGACCGCTGCCGCCGCCCGCACGGACGGATCCGCCCCCGAGCTGCTGGACACGCTCGCCGCCGACGGGGCCACCGGAGCGCTCACCACCCGGTCCGGCGTCTTCTATCTCGCGGCCGGGCACGTGGTCCACGTCGAGTCCGCCCACAGTCCCGACTTCGGCGACCTGCTCACCCGCAGTGGCGCCCTGGCCCCGGCCGGCTGGTGGGAGGCGGTCGAGCGGGCGGGGGCCCGGCAGCGGGTCGGCCGCCAGCTGGTGGACAGCGGACGCCTCACCACCGGCGCGCTCGAGCTGGCGCACCTGGGGGCCCTCTTCGACGCCGCGTACTTCGCGCTGGCCCACGACGGCACCGCCCTGCGCTTCCGCCCCGGGGTCGCGCACTGGCTCGGCGCGGTCCGGCCGGTGCCGGTGGCGACCGTGCTGCGCGAGTCGGACCGCCGCCGCGACCTGCTGGAGCGGATATGGCCCGACCCGGCCGTCGACACCGCGCCGCTCACCCGGGTGCCCGACGCCGACCCGGCCGCCCTGCCGCCGCGCAGGGGGCGCGCCCTCGCCCTGGTCGACGGAGGCCGCACCGCCGCCCAGATCGCGTCGGTCCTCGCCCACCGCACCTTCCACATCCTCGTCGAGCTGCGCCGGCTCGCCGCCGACGGACTGGTCGCCCCCGCACCCCCCGCGCCCGCCCCGCCCGTCCACACCGTCCCCGGCGCGGGCCGCGCCGACTGGGACGAGCCCGACACAGCGCTGCTGAGACGGCTCCTGGACGCCTTGGAGGCACTGTGATCCGCACGCGCCGGCAGCGTGCCGAAAGGAGACTGCTCATGGCCGTCGAGACCGACGTGCTGGACGAACTGCGTCGGCTCCGCACCCGCGTCCCGCGGCTGGCGGGCTCCCTCGCGGCCACGGTCGACGGGCTCGTCCTCGCCCACGACGCACCGGACACCGAACCCGAGGGGCTCGCCGCGCTGACCGCCGCCGCGCTCGGCGTCGCCCACCGGATGACGGACGCGGCCGCCCGCGGGGAGTTCCGTGAACTCCTGGTCCGCGGCAGCCTCGGCTACATCGCCACCTACGCGGCCGGCACCACCGCCGTGCTCACCCTCCTCGCCGACGACCGGGTCAACGTGGGCCGCCTGCACCTGGAGGGCCGGCGCAGCGGCGCCCGCATCGCGGAACTGGTGGACACCGCCATCGGTCCCGGCGGCGGCCGGCACGCCGACCGGCCCGCGACCCGGGAGGGCGCCGGCGCCCCGGACGCCACGGACCGGGCCCGGCCCATCGGCACCCTCCCCGTACGGACCCCGCAACGTCCCACCCACCGGCCCCGGCCCCAGACCGGCGGCTGACCCCGTACCTCACTTCCGGCCGGACGCCCGTCCGAGCGGCGCCGGCCCGCACCACCCTTCATGATCCGGAAAGGACACCACTCATGGCCAACACCGAGACCGCGCTCAAGGAATGCCTCAGCTCCATCGACGGCGCGACGGCCGCCGCGCTCGTCGACTACACCAGCGGCATGGCCCTCGGCACCCTGGGCGGCGGCAAGGACCTCAACCTGGAGGTCGCCGCCGCCGGCAACACCGACGTGGTGCGGTCCAAGCTGCGCACCATGGAACTGCTGGGGCTGAAGGAGGAGATCGAGGACATCCTGATCACCCTCAACAGCCAGTACCACCTGATCCGCCTGCTCAAGGGGCGCGGCGGCAACGGCCTGTTCCTGTACCTCGTGCTGGACGCCGCCCGCGCCAACCTGGCGATGGCGCGCCACCAGCTGCGCCGGATCGAGAACGAACTGGAGGTCTGAGCCCTCACCCGTCCGTGGCCCCGCGCACCGCACACCGGTGCGCGGGGCCACGGACGTCGCGGGGCCGCCCGGGTCCGGTTCCGGGAACCCCGCACCGCGTCCGGCGGAACGGCGGCGCGGAAGGGCTCCGTCCGGTGGTCCCCGCCGGTCGTGCGGCCCGCCTGATGCCGTACCGTCACGTTTATCGGACCGTTACCGACGGCCGCCCGGGAGGACGCCGGCCGGGCGGTACCGGAGTGCGGGGACAGGAGGCACACGGGTGACAGACGCCGGGCGGGACACGGCCCCGGATCGGGACGAGGACGCGCGCCCACGGCTGCCGCAGCTCAGGCTGGACGAACTGCTGGAGGAACTGCAGGCCCGCATCGACGCGGCCCGCGGCACCCGCGACCGGGTGCACAGTCTCCTCGAAGCGGTCCTCTCCGTCGGACGGGAACTCGACCTCGAACAGGCCCTGCACAGCATCGTGGAGGCCGCCGCGGCGCTCGTGGACGCCCGTTACGCCGCCCTCGGGGTGATCGGCCCGGACGGCACGCGGCTGTCCGCCTTCCACACCGTCGGCG contains these protein-coding regions:
- a CDS encoding roadblock/LC7 domain-containing protein encodes the protein MAVETDVLDELRRLRTRVPRLAGSLAATVDGLVLAHDAPDTEPEGLAALTAAALGVAHRMTDAAARGEFRELLVRGSLGYIATYAAGTTAVLTLLADDRVNVGRLHLEGRRSGARIAELVDTAIGPGGGRHADRPATREGAGAPDATDRARPIGTLPVRTPQRPTHRPRPQTGG